A single genomic interval of Arctopsyche grandis isolate Sample6627 chromosome 8, ASM5162203v2, whole genome shotgun sequence harbors:
- the krz gene encoding beta-arrestin protein kurtz isoform X1, with product MDDASSRRQATRVFKKSSPNGKITVYLGKRDFVDHITHVDPIDGVVLIDPEYVKERKVFGHVLAAFRYGREDLDVLGLTFRKDLYLAAEQIFPVQNGGVGVAGPAKRPLTRLQERLVRKLGPCAFPFYFELPPHCPASVTLQPAPGDTGKPCGVDYELKAFVAESQDDKPHKRNSVRLAIRKIMYAPSKQGEQPSVEVSKEFMMSPNKLYLEASLDKELYHHGENIAVNVHIANNSNRTVKRIKVSVRQFADICLFSTAQYKCTVAEAESETIISPEKRKYKIPFIGIFGGARRGQTVGCPVAPGFTLSKVFSVRPLLADNKDKRGLALDGQLKHEDTNLASSTVVADPAQRENLGIIVQYKVKVKLCLGALGGDLVAELPFILMHPKPEEEAPPPIRPNPSAENSTPEVSVDTNLIQLDTDEPYGGPDHDDDIIFEDFARLRLKGGETEA from the exons ATGGACGATGCTAGCAGTAGACGGCAAGCTACCAGGGTGTTCAAAAAAAGTTCACCAAATGGAAAG ATAACTGTTTATTTAGGGAAAAGAGATTTCGTCGATCACATTACCCACGTAGATCCAAtag ACGGCGTGGTCTTAATCGATCCAGAGTACGTGAAGGAACGGAAAGTGTTCGGCCATGTTTTGGCAGCGTTTCGCTATGGACGTGAAGATCTGGACGTGCTCGGCCTCACCTTTAGGAAAGACTTATACCTCGCAGCCGAGCAGATATTCCCAGTCCAGAATGGGGGTGTTGGTGTCGCTGGACCGGCCAAAAGACCCCTGACACGACTGCAGGAGAGGCTCGTGCGAAAATTGGGACCGTGCGCATTTCCATTCTACTTCGAACTGCCACCCCACTGTCCGGCATCGGTCACTCTTCAGCCAGCACCTGGAGACACGGGAAAACCTTGTGGTGTAGACTATGAGCTGAAAGCATTCGTTGCTGAGTCCCAAGATGACAAACCACACAAAAG GAACTCAGTACGATTAGCCATACGTAAAATTATGTATGCACCTAGTAAACAAGGAGAACAACCGTCAGTTGAAGTATCCAAAGAATTTATGATGAGTCCCAATAAACTATATTTGGAAGCGTCGTTAGACAAAGAG CTCTATCATCACGGTGAAAATATCGCCGTAAACGTTCACATTGCCAATAATAGCAACCGTACGGTTAAACGAATTAAGGTGTCCGTAAGACAATTTGcagatatttgtttattttcgacAGCACAGTACAAATGTACCGTCGCGGAGGCCGAAAGCGA GACAATAATCAGCCCGGAAAAACGAAAATATAAGATTCCGTTTATTGGAATATTTGGTGGTGCGCGGAGGGGACAAAC TGTGGGTTGCCCAGTTGCTCCAGGTTTTACGTTAAGCAAGGTGTTCTCGGTGCGGCCACTCCTAGCGGACAACAAGGACAAGCGCGGCCTGGCATTAGACGGCCAACTGAAACACGAGGACACTAATCTCGCATCATCAACTGT TGTCGCCGATCCGGCTCAACGAGAAAATCTTGGAATCATCGTTCAATATAAAGTAAAAGTTAAACTTTGTCTTGGAGCTTTGGGCGG AGACTTGGTTGCTGAGCTTCCGTTCATCTTAATGCATCCAAAGCCTGAGGAAGAAGCACCGCCACCAATTCGTCCGAATCCATCCGCTGAAAACTCGACCCCTGAAGTGTCTGTAGATACTAATTTAATCCAATTAGATAC AGATGAACCTTACGGTGGTCCAGATCACGACGATGATATAATCTTTGAAGATTTTGCCCGACTGCGACTCAAGGGTGGAGAAACTGAGGCTTAA
- the krz gene encoding beta-arrestin protein kurtz isoform X3, whose product MDDASSRRQATRVFKKSSPNGKITVYLGKRDFVDHITHVDPIDGVVLIDPEYVKERKVFGHVLAAFRYGREDLDVLGLTFRKDLYLAAEQIFPVQNGGVGVAGPAKRPLTRLQERLVRKLGPCAFPFYFELPPHCPASVTLQPAPGDTGKPCGVDYELKAFVAESQDDKPHKRNSVRLAIRKIMYAPSKQGEQPSVEVSKEFMMSPNKLYLEASLDKELYHHGENIAVNVHIANNSNRTVKRIKVSVRQFADICLFSTAQYKCTVAEAESDVGCPVAPGFTLSKVFSVRPLLADNKDKRGLALDGQLKHEDTNLASSTVVADPAQRENLGIIVQYKVKVKLCLGALGGDLVAELPFILMHPKPEEEAPPPIRPNPSAENSTPEVSVDTNLIQLDTDEPYGGPDHDDDIIFEDFARLRLKGGETEA is encoded by the exons ATGGACGATGCTAGCAGTAGACGGCAAGCTACCAGGGTGTTCAAAAAAAGTTCACCAAATGGAAAG ATAACTGTTTATTTAGGGAAAAGAGATTTCGTCGATCACATTACCCACGTAGATCCAAtag ACGGCGTGGTCTTAATCGATCCAGAGTACGTGAAGGAACGGAAAGTGTTCGGCCATGTTTTGGCAGCGTTTCGCTATGGACGTGAAGATCTGGACGTGCTCGGCCTCACCTTTAGGAAAGACTTATACCTCGCAGCCGAGCAGATATTCCCAGTCCAGAATGGGGGTGTTGGTGTCGCTGGACCGGCCAAAAGACCCCTGACACGACTGCAGGAGAGGCTCGTGCGAAAATTGGGACCGTGCGCATTTCCATTCTACTTCGAACTGCCACCCCACTGTCCGGCATCGGTCACTCTTCAGCCAGCACCTGGAGACACGGGAAAACCTTGTGGTGTAGACTATGAGCTGAAAGCATTCGTTGCTGAGTCCCAAGATGACAAACCACACAAAAG GAACTCAGTACGATTAGCCATACGTAAAATTATGTATGCACCTAGTAAACAAGGAGAACAACCGTCAGTTGAAGTATCCAAAGAATTTATGATGAGTCCCAATAAACTATATTTGGAAGCGTCGTTAGACAAAGAG CTCTATCATCACGGTGAAAATATCGCCGTAAACGTTCACATTGCCAATAATAGCAACCGTACGGTTAAACGAATTAAGGTGTCCGTAAGACAATTTGcagatatttgtttattttcgacAGCACAGTACAAATGTACCGTCGCGGAGGCCGAAAGCGA TGTGGGTTGCCCAGTTGCTCCAGGTTTTACGTTAAGCAAGGTGTTCTCGGTGCGGCCACTCCTAGCGGACAACAAGGACAAGCGCGGCCTGGCATTAGACGGCCAACTGAAACACGAGGACACTAATCTCGCATCATCAACTGT TGTCGCCGATCCGGCTCAACGAGAAAATCTTGGAATCATCGTTCAATATAAAGTAAAAGTTAAACTTTGTCTTGGAGCTTTGGGCGG AGACTTGGTTGCTGAGCTTCCGTTCATCTTAATGCATCCAAAGCCTGAGGAAGAAGCACCGCCACCAATTCGTCCGAATCCATCCGCTGAAAACTCGACCCCTGAAGTGTCTGTAGATACTAATTTAATCCAATTAGATAC AGATGAACCTTACGGTGGTCCAGATCACGACGATGATATAATCTTTGAAGATTTTGCCCGACTGCGACTCAAGGGTGGAGAAACTGAGGCTTAA
- the krz gene encoding beta-arrestin protein kurtz isoform X2, with the protein MDDASSRRQATRVFKKSSPNGKITVYLGKRDFVDHITHVDPIDGVVLIDPEYVKERKVFGHVLAAFRYGREDLDVLGLTFRKDLYLAAEQIFPVQNGGVGVAGPAKRPLTRLQERLVRKLGPCAFPFYFELPPHCPASVTLQPAPGDTGKPCGVDYELKAFVAESQDDKPHKRNSVRLAIRKIMYAPSKQGEQPSVEVSKEFMMSPNKLYLEASLDKELYHHGENIAVNVHIANNSNRTVKRIKVSVRQFADICLFSTAQYKCTVAEAESEEGCPITPGFTLSKIYMVTPLLANNKDKWGLALDGQLKHEDTNLASSTLVADPAQRENLGIIVQYKVKVKLCLGALGGDLVAELPFILMHPKPEEEAPPPIRPNPSAENSTPEVSVDTNLIQLDTDEPYGGPDHDDDIIFEDFARLRLKGGETEA; encoded by the exons ATGGACGATGCTAGCAGTAGACGGCAAGCTACCAGGGTGTTCAAAAAAAGTTCACCAAATGGAAAG ATAACTGTTTATTTAGGGAAAAGAGATTTCGTCGATCACATTACCCACGTAGATCCAAtag ACGGCGTGGTCTTAATCGATCCAGAGTACGTGAAGGAACGGAAAGTGTTCGGCCATGTTTTGGCAGCGTTTCGCTATGGACGTGAAGATCTGGACGTGCTCGGCCTCACCTTTAGGAAAGACTTATACCTCGCAGCCGAGCAGATATTCCCAGTCCAGAATGGGGGTGTTGGTGTCGCTGGACCGGCCAAAAGACCCCTGACACGACTGCAGGAGAGGCTCGTGCGAAAATTGGGACCGTGCGCATTTCCATTCTACTTCGAACTGCCACCCCACTGTCCGGCATCGGTCACTCTTCAGCCAGCACCTGGAGACACGGGAAAACCTTGTGGTGTAGACTATGAGCTGAAAGCATTCGTTGCTGAGTCCCAAGATGACAAACCACACAAAAG GAACTCAGTACGATTAGCCATACGTAAAATTATGTATGCACCTAGTAAACAAGGAGAACAACCGTCAGTTGAAGTATCCAAAGAATTTATGATGAGTCCCAATAAACTATATTTGGAAGCGTCGTTAGACAAAGAG CTCTATCATCACGGTGAAAATATCGCCGTAAACGTTCACATTGCCAATAATAGCAACCGTACGGTTAAACGAATTAAGGTGTCCGTAAGACAATTTGcagatatttgtttattttcgacAGCACAGTACAAATGTACCGTCGCGGAGGCCGAAAGCGA GGAAGGTTGTCCGATCACGCCCGGATTCACACTAAGCAAAATATACATGGTTACACCGCTTCTGGCGAACAACAAGGACAAATGGGGCTTAGCCCTAGATGGCCAACTCAAACACGAGGACACCAATCTTGCCTCCAGCACGCT TGTCGCCGATCCGGCTCAACGAGAAAATCTTGGAATCATCGTTCAATATAAAGTAAAAGTTAAACTTTGTCTTGGAGCTTTGGGCGG AGACTTGGTTGCTGAGCTTCCGTTCATCTTAATGCATCCAAAGCCTGAGGAAGAAGCACCGCCACCAATTCGTCCGAATCCATCCGCTGAAAACTCGACCCCTGAAGTGTCTGTAGATACTAATTTAATCCAATTAGATAC AGATGAACCTTACGGTGGTCCAGATCACGACGATGATATAATCTTTGAAGATTTTGCCCGACTGCGACTCAAGGGTGGAGAAACTGAGGCTTAA